A genome region from Arachis duranensis cultivar V14167 chromosome 6, aradu.V14167.gnm2.J7QH, whole genome shotgun sequence includes the following:
- the LOC107493388 gene encoding uncharacterized protein LOC107493388, whose amino-acid sequence MTADDAMQSDALIQGQCYVRNQFLTVLYDSSASHFFISLNVAHELGLDFSELNFDLIVHTPASQNTLTSLVYLQVPLAIRNRTFIHDLICLPLCGLEAILGLDWLFKYHVFLDCFERTVVIPSDSLHTKPFLSHTLYLNSIRVTLAGSDCDGYVLLEASSNDSELSLEQIQVVKEFLDVFPDDIPEFPPQREIEFSIKLVPGTGPISIALCRMSPLKLAKLKK is encoded by the coding sequence ATGACTGCTGATGATGCTATGCAATCAGACGCCCTGATCCAAGGTCAGTGTTATGTCAGAAATCAATTTCTAACTGTACTGTATGACTCGAGTGCATCgcatttctttatttctttaaatgTTGCTCATGAATTGGGACTAGATTTCTCTGAGTTGAACTTTGATCTAATTGTCCATACACCTGCATCCCAAAATACTTTGACCAGTTTAGTGTACTTGCAAGTACCACTTGCTATTAGGAATAGGACTTTTATACATGATCTAATTTGTTTGCCTCTATGTGGTTTAGAAGCTATTCTAGGATTAGATTGGTTATTTAAGTATCATGTTTTCCTTGATTGCTTTGAAAGAACTGTTGTTATTCCATCTGACAGTCTACATACTAAACCATTTCTATCCCACACTTTATATCTGAATTCTATAAGAGTTACCTTAGCCGGGAGTGATTGTGACGGGTACGTTCTGTTAGAGGCTAGCTCGAATGATAGTGAATTAAGCCTGGAACAGATCCAAGTCGTGAAGGAATTTCTTGATGTTTTCCCGGATGACATACCTGAGTTTCCTCCTCAACGTGAGATAGAATTCAGCATCAAACTAGTACCTGGAACTGGACCGATTTCTATAGCACTGTGCCGGATGTCACCACTGAAACTTGCAAAGTTGAAGAAGTAG